One stretch of Fictibacillus sp. b24 DNA includes these proteins:
- a CDS encoding RcpC/CpaB family pilus assembly protein: MKTKRIWIWSLVFGMVAALVAYVGVFSDKSQATNSAPIIKADSSPKEKKEEKKEPEKRDMKNQILKVSDGKRAISLKVLLEQGVSGYVEPNSHVDIIAYETHKDVKAKKEYRSSVLVMQNVRVLTSGKSVDGPEEALRYETVTVEVTPDEGLKLSLAALDKDGFYLMLRNDSDKAIKGEPLKHMREIIKEGADDNEKN, from the coding sequence ATGAAGACAAAACGGATTTGGATTTGGTCATTGGTGTTTGGAATGGTAGCAGCGCTGGTTGCTTATGTAGGTGTGTTTTCAGATAAATCACAAGCAACAAACTCAGCACCTATTATTAAAGCGGATTCATCGCCAAAAGAGAAAAAGGAAGAAAAAAAGGAACCTGAAAAACGGGACATGAAAAACCAGATCCTCAAGGTTAGTGATGGGAAAAGGGCGATTTCATTAAAAGTCCTGCTTGAACAGGGTGTTTCAGGGTATGTTGAACCAAACTCACATGTGGACATTATCGCTTATGAAACTCATAAGGATGTAAAAGCTAAAAAAGAATACCGTTCATCTGTTTTAGTTATGCAAAATGTTAGAGTACTTACATCTGGAAAGTCAGTGGATGGACCTGAGGAAGCCCTTCGCTATGAGACGGTAACTGTTGAAGTTACACCTGATGAGGGATTGAAGTTAAGCTTAGCTGCCCTTGATAAGGATGGGTTCTATCTAATGCTGCGTAACGATAGTGATAAAGCAATTAAAGGAGAACCACTCAAGCATATGAGAGAAATCATTAAGGAAGGAGCCGATGATAATGAAAAAAATTAA
- a CDS encoding sugar transferase gives MLEGYKDRFYVLIMAMGDSILVFTSFLLANLLYGFLDYGILLPSNTFVLSISFASIGLFFFFDCYSFVKRKRIKSILINSVLALSLLNVSQLFVNSLGFILFTFMIQVVLISLFRFGLWYRSQWNMGQKKVWVISDDPDETNTIIDKVLNHTNGWFELSGFVLSKDFKKLYAYKSDLDVILICASVKDHHKKEIIDYFSSAKKEILFIPDLTDLLVATSEPQQVHDMMVYSIQPSTLSRGDHTLKRLFDIVISSCLLVVSSPIMLLLYVIIPLTSKGPALFLQERIGLNGKSYFVYKFRSMEENAEEETGPILARDNDPRVTTLGKWIRATRLDELPQLFNVLQGEMSIVGPRPERDYFIQQFKDKIPQYKQRFSVKPGITGLAQVLGNYTTSVEDKLRYDLMYIRQYSLVLDVKILLQTLRVILQRDQAKGVRISSFAPPKELTVPSLKINKQRKV, from the coding sequence GTGTTAGAAGGCTACAAAGACCGTTTTTATGTGCTGATTATGGCAATGGGTGATTCCATACTTGTTTTTACAAGTTTTTTGTTGGCTAACTTGCTGTATGGTTTTTTGGATTATGGAATATTACTTCCATCCAATACCTTTGTCTTATCCATCTCGTTCGCTTCAATCGGACTCTTTTTCTTTTTCGATTGTTATTCTTTCGTGAAAAGAAAACGGATCAAATCCATTCTTATTAATTCTGTTTTAGCTTTATCACTTTTAAATGTATCGCAGCTCTTTGTAAACAGTCTAGGGTTCATTCTGTTTACTTTTATGATCCAAGTCGTGTTAATCAGCTTATTTCGTTTTGGGTTATGGTACAGATCACAATGGAACATGGGGCAAAAAAAGGTTTGGGTCATTTCGGACGACCCTGATGAAACAAATACAATAATTGATAAAGTACTGAACCACACAAACGGATGGTTCGAATTATCAGGTTTTGTTTTATCGAAAGATTTTAAGAAACTATATGCATACAAAAGTGACCTGGATGTTATTTTAATATGTGCCTCCGTGAAAGACCACCATAAAAAAGAAATCATCGACTATTTCTCTTCTGCCAAGAAAGAGATCTTGTTTATTCCGGACTTAACGGACCTTTTAGTAGCAACAAGCGAGCCTCAGCAGGTGCATGACATGATGGTCTATTCCATCCAGCCGTCTACCTTATCAAGGGGAGATCATACGCTAAAACGGTTATTCGATATCGTCATCTCTTCATGCCTCTTAGTTGTAAGCAGTCCGATCATGCTGCTGCTGTATGTCATCATCCCGTTGACCTCAAAAGGTCCCGCGTTATTCCTGCAAGAGCGAATCGGCTTAAATGGTAAGTCCTATTTCGTTTATAAATTTAGAAGCATGGAGGAAAATGCGGAGGAGGAAACGGGCCCTATCCTTGCGAGGGATAATGATCCACGTGTCACAACACTTGGCAAGTGGATAAGAGCAACACGTTTAGATGAATTGCCGCAGCTCTTTAACGTTCTGCAAGGGGAGATGAGTATCGTCGGACCCCGGCCAGAGCGTGATTACTTCATTCAGCAATTTAAGGATAAAATCCCTCAGTATAAACAACGGTTTTCCGTAAAACCTGGAATTACAGGACTTGCTCAAGTGTTAGGAAACTATACCACTTCTGTAGAAGACAAGCTTCGTTATGACCTTATGTATATTCGTCAATACTCTCTGGTATTGGATGTGAAAATTCTTTTGCAGACGTTACGAGTCATCCTTCAAAGAGATCAGGCGAAAGGAGTCCGTATATCTTCGTTTGCGCCTCCTAAAGAATTAACCGTACCTTCGTTAAAGATAAACAAACAACGCAAAGTGTAA
- a CDS encoding CpsD/CapB family tyrosine-protein kinase: protein MLGVNRERSSFFAKVSKIEEQVKILRSNIEKQIEDDQAHVLLITSPKGVSPHVSISSQLAISFAEHGKKVLLVDANLRNPTMHTYFNLPNSKGFLDVILHGDNVFTHARTDYINRLSILTAGNLFNTPIDLWISKKIQYAIGNWKEKFDLVLFHAPSYLELSDAQVLVNHCDGVLLVVQSGKTKRKDAGDAKLQIERSNKPILGVIYQTR from the coding sequence GTGCTAGGGGTTAATAGAGAACGTTCTTCTTTCTTTGCTAAAGTTAGCAAAATTGAAGAGCAGGTGAAAATTCTAAGAAGTAATATTGAAAAACAAATAGAAGATGATCAAGCTCATGTTCTTCTGATCACTTCACCAAAAGGGGTGTCTCCACACGTTTCTATTTCTTCTCAATTGGCAATCTCTTTTGCAGAACACGGAAAAAAAGTTTTGTTAGTAGATGCTAATTTAAGAAATCCGACAATGCATACGTATTTTAACCTGCCTAATTCAAAAGGTTTCTTAGATGTCATTTTGCATGGTGACAATGTATTTACACATGCTCGTACTGACTATATCAATAGATTATCTATTTTGACAGCGGGCAATCTATTTAATACGCCAATCGATTTATGGATTAGTAAAAAGATTCAATATGCTATAGGCAACTGGAAAGAGAAGTTTGATCTTGTTTTATTTCATGCTCCTAGCTATTTAGAACTATCAGATGCTCAAGTGCTGGTCAATCATTGCGATGGCGTTCTGCTTGTCGTTCAATCAGGCAAAACGAAACGGAAAGATGCTGGCGACGCGAAGCTGCAGATTGAACGGTCTAATAAACCGATACTTGGTGTCATCTATCAAACGAGATAG
- a CDS encoding glycosyltransferase family 4 protein, whose translation MNVLLLTDKLTTGGAEMYFCKLENHLPDKEVTIYTAAAPGELFSHIKHKERFVELRRSNPIYNFWRVRNLILKEKIQMIHANSLRAVLLLFFIRMTILRSFHCVYTKHNVTILEREAPPVLALLLNYFVTRVITVSDFERENLIRLGVHKQKIITIYNGVDLNQFRYHYKKTGLVFKVGILARISEEKNHDLFLEIANELKPFKNIEFYVAGDGPAKESVKKRIQDLNLEDTVRLVGNISHPEQFIKEMDVLLLTSKREVFPMVVLEAMAVGTPMISIDKGGIKEAITNNETGILIPNHSIGAFSNKIKELHQNKSLKLKLIQKARSKVMCEFSLDQMVDRTYKEYSRHG comes from the coding sequence GTGAATGTTCTTTTATTAACAGACAAACTGACTACAGGTGGAGCAGAGATGTACTTCTGTAAACTCGAAAATCATCTTCCTGATAAAGAAGTTACAATTTATACGGCTGCAGCACCAGGAGAACTATTCAGTCATATTAAACATAAAGAACGGTTTGTGGAATTAAGACGATCCAATCCGATATACAATTTTTGGCGTGTTCGTAATCTGATTCTTAAGGAAAAGATTCAGATGATTCACGCGAACAGTCTGCGTGCAGTCTTGTTGTTGTTTTTTATTCGAATGACCATTTTACGGTCTTTTCATTGCGTTTACACAAAGCACAATGTAACGATTTTAGAACGGGAAGCACCCCCAGTGCTTGCTCTTCTATTAAACTATTTTGTCACTCGGGTAATTACCGTCAGCGATTTTGAGAGAGAGAACCTTATTCGATTAGGAGTGCATAAGCAAAAAATAATAACAATTTACAATGGGGTCGACTTGAATCAATTTCGGTATCATTACAAAAAAACGGGGCTTGTATTTAAAGTTGGAATTTTAGCAAGAATATCAGAAGAAAAAAATCATGATTTATTCTTAGAAATTGCAAATGAACTTAAACCATTTAAAAATATTGAATTTTATGTAGCAGGTGATGGGCCAGCGAAAGAGTCCGTTAAGAAAAGGATTCAAGACTTAAATTTGGAGGATACAGTCAGACTTGTAGGAAACATCTCGCATCCGGAACAGTTTATTAAAGAAATGGATGTTCTCCTCTTAACTTCAAAAAGAGAAGTGTTTCCAATGGTTGTTCTGGAAGCAATGGCAGTAGGTACTCCAATGATTTCAATCGATAAAGGGGGCATTAAAGAAGCAATCACAAACAACGAGACGGGCATACTCATACCAAATCATTCAATTGGGGCATTCAGTAACAAAATAAAGGAGCTGCACCAAAATAAATCATTAAAGTTAAAGCTTATACAAAAAGCAAGATCCAAAGTGATGTGTGAATTTTCATTAGATCAGATGGTGGATCGTACCTATAAAGAATACAGCAGACATGGGTAA
- a CDS encoding TadE/TadG family type IV pilus assembly protein: protein MKNEKGQSLVEFALVVPVLFFLLLGIVDFGRIFHAYLTLDHAGREAARSASIGNSNPVSVAVSKGSGINLSSSQVSFSKANGEAKITIVYPIGFLTPVISNVIGPITLTNTTVMRIE from the coding sequence ATGAAAAATGAAAAAGGTCAGTCGTTAGTCGAATTCGCATTAGTCGTTCCAGTTCTCTTCTTCCTCTTGCTTGGCATCGTAGACTTCGGAAGAATATTCCACGCTTACCTTACGCTCGATCATGCTGGGAGAGAAGCAGCAAGGTCTGCGAGTATTGGAAACTCTAATCCCGTTTCTGTAGCCGTATCGAAAGGTTCCGGAATTAACCTAAGTTCCAGTCAGGTATCCTTTTCCAAAGCTAATGGAGAAGCAAAAATTACTATAGTGTATCCCATCGGCTTTCTCACTCCGGTTATCAGCAACGTTATAGGCCCCATCACGTTAACAAATACAACGGTAATGAGGATTGAATGA
- a CDS encoding O-antigen ligase family protein — MRYINKNESYSIALFLLILLIFLGKYSLDFGFALKPYMIFLVLFFTIHLSRIEFQRLQLFECGMLLFYLIYCLSGIFALYGSASLRIVCGIALYLCCYFLMKSLMGHSTDERIERSLSYAGIVFNISSLFLYFLGLKKLNFIMQGDGIYSLGVFMDREYPRLIGLVADPNYFVFYNTLFFAYFLCNLNTKRNQIGLLLCVLTSLLTFSRGGLVAYVVIFLLYVVILNNPIKQAKLLFGAFLSLAATFYIAVTFFRLDIYSVIQSRVHDVSSDGGSGRFELWSRAWHYFTESPWFGVGASNFLPYNQYQFGDSLQVHNTFLEVLSESGAIGIFCFLLFLFFTVVQLFQHSVHKKKPYLFLAFFGFLLQMVSLSVIINDLFFMYLAILSVYFQQEELEHAKQTTNLWRGGVTL, encoded by the coding sequence ATGCGATACATAAATAAAAACGAAAGCTATTCGATAGCCTTGTTTTTGTTGATTCTGCTCATTTTTTTAGGCAAATACAGCCTTGATTTTGGCTTTGCCTTAAAACCTTACATGATCTTTTTAGTTCTTTTCTTCACCATTCACCTTTCTCGTATAGAATTCCAGAGGCTCCAGTTGTTTGAATGTGGGATGCTGCTCTTTTATTTAATCTATTGTCTATCTGGCATATTCGCTCTTTATGGCTCAGCAAGTCTTAGGATTGTTTGCGGTATCGCATTGTACCTTTGCTGTTACTTCTTAATGAAAAGTTTGATGGGACATTCGACAGATGAACGAATTGAACGTTCGCTTTCATACGCAGGCATCGTCTTTAACATCAGCAGTCTATTTCTCTATTTTCTAGGATTAAAGAAGCTGAACTTTATCATGCAAGGTGATGGGATATATTCCTTAGGTGTTTTCATGGATCGTGAATATCCGCGGTTAATCGGGTTAGTTGCTGATCCCAACTATTTCGTATTCTACAATACTCTATTTTTTGCGTATTTTTTATGTAACCTCAACACGAAAAGAAATCAAATCGGTTTACTATTATGTGTCCTGACGAGTCTGCTCACTTTTTCAAGAGGAGGGTTGGTAGCATATGTCGTTATTTTCTTGCTGTATGTTGTCATCTTAAACAATCCAATTAAGCAAGCAAAGCTGTTGTTCGGTGCTTTTTTATCTCTAGCTGCTACCTTTTATATAGCCGTAACATTTTTTCGTTTAGATATTTATAGTGTCATACAATCCAGAGTGCACGATGTTTCGAGTGATGGTGGGAGCGGCAGGTTCGAATTATGGAGCAGGGCATGGCATTACTTCACGGAAAGTCCATGGTTTGGGGTAGGGGCATCTAACTTTCTCCCATATAATCAATACCAGTTCGGTGATTCATTACAAGTGCACAATACGTTTTTAGAAGTTTTATCAGAGTCAGGTGCGATTGGAATATTCTGTTTTCTGCTCTTTCTTTTCTTTACGGTTGTCCAGTTGTTTCAACATAGCGTTCATAAAAAGAAGCCGTATTTATTCTTAGCCTTTTTCGGTTTCTTACTGCAGATGGTGTCCTTATCGGTCATCATAAATGATCTATTCTTTATGTATTTAGCGATTCTTTCTGTTTACTTTCAGCAAGAAGAGCTCGAACATGCTAAACAAACAACAAATCTATGGAGAGGAGGGGTTACCCTGTGA
- a CDS encoding A24 family peptidase, with translation MTIYLILSTVLLISFVTDIKERKILNIVTFPAILFGLIYHSILNGMSGIAYSGLGFLLGFGLLLVPFLLGGMGAGDVKLMAAIGALTGMNFTLQAFVFIALIGGGISILLIIKQKGLINSVRSSIYMIPFLRSNIGSNIIKKNNYSSISFPYGVAIVLGTISAIVWGGGLS, from the coding sequence ATGACGATCTATTTAATCCTTAGTACTGTATTACTTATTTCATTCGTAACTGACATTAAAGAAAGAAAGATATTAAACATCGTTACGTTTCCTGCTATTCTTTTCGGCTTAATCTACCATTCTATATTAAATGGCATGAGTGGCATCGCATATAGTGGTCTTGGTTTTCTTTTAGGTTTTGGCCTGCTTTTAGTTCCGTTTTTATTAGGAGGTATGGGAGCGGGTGATGTAAAGTTGATGGCTGCGATCGGAGCATTAACCGGAATGAACTTTACCCTTCAAGCTTTTGTTTTTATTGCACTGATTGGCGGAGGGATATCTATCCTTCTCATAATTAAACAAAAAGGACTAATTAACTCCGTTAGATCCAGCATATATATGATTCCTTTTTTAAGAAGTAACATCGGATCCAATATCATAAAAAAAAACAATTACTCTAGCATTTCATTCCCCTATGGTGTCGCAATTGTTTTAGGCACGATCAGCGCAATTGTTTGGGGAGGAGGGCTTTCATGA
- a CDS encoding oligosaccharide flippase family protein: MNMNEFRPNSITKNIFHLFYSTAAASFLNALVLIYLASYLQAYHYGMFSVALASAMVMGYFTDAGLTEIAIREGSKKDADLSTILASYIKVRTLLLLITILGGSCFIYFFYHLNQELIKVAYFLSIPMVIGLALQGVGTMFFQLIQKMQFIGFIKMLSALLLICTLTLSILFSLPPIMVCLMYGLSYCMAGVFALILVASHVRIVLKLPFLPGFLKNFTSFMCSGLLFIITPQLGPIILEKTLTLKEVGLFAVAYRIPQALQQLPLIIAGAYRPVMFNRYHSKEAHEHLKLNVMLIKMMALFGMVITVPLYYLSDELVLLLFGESWLPASEAVSILSLLILFQAIGIGLADGLTTSGRQSFRTGVQLFSVLAGILAYILLSRSYGVTGGAYAGLAVEIMALIGFWLFIPNKKVIAQQTLLPYLIYFGLFFSLCTMALSNHPYTAASIHLLSIVFLIYLDKEMKGKVSILLHQLRTKLKVREKVGNAIHK; encoded by the coding sequence ATGAACATGAATGAATTTAGACCTAATTCCATTACAAAAAACATCTTTCACTTGTTTTATAGTACGGCAGCCGCTAGTTTTCTGAATGCGCTTGTTCTAATCTATTTAGCTTCTTATCTACAAGCCTATCATTACGGTATGTTTAGTGTTGCGTTAGCTTCAGCTATGGTGATGGGGTACTTTACGGATGCGGGTCTAACGGAGATCGCAATACGAGAAGGTTCAAAAAAAGATGCAGATTTAAGTACAATTTTAGCTTCTTATATAAAAGTTAGAACGCTTCTGCTTTTGATTACCATTTTAGGCGGCTCATGTTTTATTTATTTTTTCTATCACTTAAACCAAGAGTTAATAAAGGTCGCGTATTTTTTATCAATACCTATGGTAATCGGGTTAGCCCTGCAAGGTGTTGGCACCATGTTCTTTCAATTGATTCAGAAGATGCAGTTTATTGGGTTTATTAAAATGCTGTCAGCGCTATTGCTGATCTGTACACTTACCTTAAGTATCTTATTTTCCTTACCTCCCATTATGGTCTGCTTGATGTATGGACTTTCCTATTGTATGGCCGGTGTATTTGCTTTGATATTAGTCGCCTCCCATGTTCGTATTGTTTTAAAGCTTCCTTTTTTACCAGGCTTTTTAAAAAATTTCACTTCGTTTATGTGCAGCGGGTTATTGTTTATCATAACTCCACAGCTAGGTCCTATCATATTGGAGAAAACGTTAACTCTTAAAGAAGTTGGATTGTTCGCGGTTGCTTACCGCATACCACAGGCACTGCAACAGCTGCCATTAATTATTGCGGGAGCTTACAGACCAGTGATGTTTAACCGTTACCACAGCAAAGAGGCTCATGAACATCTGAAACTAAATGTTATGCTTATTAAAATGATGGCACTCTTTGGCATGGTGATTACAGTACCGCTCTACTACCTTTCGGATGAGTTGGTTTTGCTATTGTTTGGAGAAAGTTGGCTGCCAGCCTCAGAAGCGGTGAGCATATTGTCCCTGTTAATCTTATTCCAAGCAATTGGGATTGGATTAGCTGACGGCCTGACAACTAGCGGACGGCAGAGTTTTCGAACAGGAGTCCAATTGTTTTCCGTCTTAGCAGGTATCCTAGCCTATATCCTGTTAAGTCGCAGCTATGGTGTAACAGGTGGAGCGTATGCCGGGCTAGCTGTTGAAATCATGGCACTTATCGGTTTTTGGCTCTTTATTCCGAATAAAAAAGTAATCGCGCAACAAACACTCTTGCCGTATTTGATTTATTTCGGCTTATTTTTTTCACTTTGTACAATGGCTTTATCCAATCATCCATATACAGCTGCGAGTATCCATCTGTTAAGCATAGTGTTCCTAATCTACCTTGATAAAGAGATGAAGGGAAAGGTGTCCATCCTGCTTCACCAATTACGTACAAAACTAAAAGTGAGGGAGAAGGTGGGAAATGCGATACATAAATAA
- a CDS encoding YveK family protein produces MEQRIDLQRFIQILKHRAVTIIVTTLFITSIAVIASIYFVKSSYEATEYIVVGKEQNENNYTENQELIRILASAVDLIKSPIVLNAVRAELGNQDTLKELEEKISVQNNKDSQIIHIVIKGSDPERSKQMAYAVGNVSVQKLNEILNVKNLKIVSKSETDISVKKVGDPLFNIAIGMFVGLFLGIVLGMVREYLDNSIKDESEVEQLLGLPVLGIVHVKKNQKKLIAYRPIMKQRGDLSARG; encoded by the coding sequence ATGGAACAGAGAATAGACTTACAAAGATTTATTCAAATATTGAAACATAGAGCGGTTACGATAATAGTAACCACCTTGTTTATTACTTCTATTGCCGTGATAGCCTCTATCTATTTTGTAAAATCATCATACGAAGCGACGGAATATATCGTTGTAGGTAAAGAACAGAACGAGAACAATTATACAGAAAATCAGGAACTCATTCGAATATTGGCATCCGCCGTTGATTTAATCAAAAGCCCCATTGTCCTTAATGCTGTAAGGGCTGAGCTAGGCAATCAAGATACCCTTAAAGAGTTAGAGGAAAAGATATCTGTACAAAACAATAAGGATTCCCAGATTATTCACATTGTCATCAAAGGATCAGATCCTGAACGATCAAAACAAATGGCATATGCCGTTGGGAATGTTTCAGTTCAAAAGTTAAATGAAATATTAAATGTTAAAAATTTAAAAATAGTGAGCAAATCAGAAACGGATATCTCAGTTAAAAAAGTTGGAGACCCCTTATTTAACATTGCCATAGGTATGTTTGTAGGATTATTTTTAGGAATCGTTTTAGGAATGGTAAGAGAATACCTTGATAACTCGATCAAAGATGAATCTGAGGTAGAACAACTGTTAGGGCTTCCAGTTTTAGGAATAGTTCATGTTAAGAAAAATCAAAAAAAGTTGATAGCATACCGGCCAATAATGAAGCAAAGAGGTGATTTAAGTGCTAGGGGTTAA
- a CDS encoding pilus assembly protein TadG-related protein: MMNRFIQNEKGNVLVLVALMMVFLLGIAALVTDGGRVYLEKSSLQKALDAAVLGGGQVVMKSEAHAVTVAKDISLKNSYSLEGTSISTTSNSIKVTKEVTVPTVLAKVIGINSIPVKASAKAMTAPLKKGIRITPIAIEKSQIPHATELKCENTGSHNGNCGYLALEGSGANTLADGILNGSEVSVGSGQPVVTEPGQKWGPVKSAFEELIERDASKTHCHSSNTADNKCERVIYVIVIDSWADAQGRDTVTVVGLAAYWVKEVSEPKKVIGQFIKTLAPGEMDTAGGTGYGLYGVKLVE; encoded by the coding sequence ATGATGAATAGATTCATACAAAATGAGAAAGGAAATGTCCTTGTACTAGTCGCTTTGATGATGGTGTTTTTACTTGGAATAGCTGCGCTTGTAACAGATGGCGGAAGGGTTTACTTAGAGAAAAGTTCACTCCAAAAAGCTCTAGACGCTGCCGTGCTTGGCGGGGGACAGGTTGTCATGAAAAGCGAGGCACACGCGGTAACAGTTGCCAAGGATATATCACTAAAAAACTCGTATTCACTTGAAGGAACGTCAATTTCAACAACGAGTAACTCTATTAAAGTTACAAAAGAAGTGACGGTACCTACCGTACTTGCAAAAGTGATAGGGATCAATAGTATACCTGTAAAAGCAAGTGCTAAAGCAATGACTGCACCTTTAAAAAAAGGAATTCGTATTACCCCGATTGCTATAGAAAAAAGCCAAATTCCACATGCAACTGAATTGAAATGTGAAAATACAGGTAGTCATAACGGGAATTGCGGATATCTGGCACTAGAGGGAAGTGGTGCAAATACTCTAGCAGATGGCATATTAAATGGTTCAGAAGTAAGTGTAGGATCAGGGCAACCTGTAGTTACTGAACCTGGGCAGAAATGGGGTCCTGTAAAAAGTGCTTTTGAGGAATTAATAGAACGTGATGCAAGCAAGACTCATTGCCATAGTTCGAACACAGCTGACAACAAATGTGAAAGAGTAATCTATGTCATAGTAATTGACTCTTGGGCTGATGCGCAGGGAAGAGACACGGTTACAGTTGTAGGATTAGCTGCATATTGGGTTAAGGAAGTGAGTGAACCGAAAAAAGTGATCGGACAATTTATTAAAACACTAGCCCCAGGTGAAATGGATACAGCTGGTGGAACTGGTTATGGTTTATACGGTGTGAAGTTGGTTGAATAA
- a CDS encoding helix-turn-helix domain-containing protein, which yields MGEHIKSLRLNKGLSITTLSALAGISKGHLSNIENNECNPSIHILNKLAQALEIKVEILINNPEDKLDPEWTELILQAKNEGISKEEVRSFLAYESWKQYLKRDVYTK from the coding sequence TTGGGAGAGCATATAAAAAGTTTACGTTTGAATAAAGGATTAAGTATAACAACCCTTTCTGCATTAGCGGGAATATCGAAAGGGCACTTGAGTAATATAGAGAACAATGAATGCAATCCATCTATTCATATCTTAAATAAACTAGCTCAAGCATTAGAAATAAAAGTAGAAATTCTGATCAATAACCCTGAAGATAAGCTAGACCCTGAATGGACAGAGTTAATCCTTCAAGCGAAGAACGAAGGCATCAGTAAAGAAGAAGTACGATCGTTCTTGGCTTATGAGTCTTGGAAGCAATACTTAAAGAGAGATGTCTACACGAAGTGA
- a CDS encoding DUF192 domain-containing protein, producing MVHFKEQYFYRKISYSVHEANTFFSRLKGLMFKKTLLDNEALWIRPCNSIHMCFMFFPIDVIFLDQNKQIVKLVSNLQPWKFIRPVKNAYSVLELPVNTIERSNLKVGEYLEF from the coding sequence ATGGTTCATTTTAAAGAACAGTATTTTTATCGAAAGATATCTTATTCTGTTCATGAAGCTAATACTTTTTTTTCACGTCTAAAAGGCCTAATGTTTAAAAAAACCCTACTTGATAACGAAGCTCTTTGGATCAGACCCTGTAATTCCATTCATATGTGTTTTATGTTCTTTCCCATTGATGTCATTTTTCTCGATCAAAATAAACAAATTGTAAAACTGGTAAGCAACCTTCAGCCTTGGAAGTTTATACGTCCTGTTAAAAATGCCTATTCCGTTCTTGAATTGCCGGTTAACACGATAGAGAGATCCAACTTAAAAGTTGGAGAATACTTGGAATTTTAA
- a CDS encoding Flp family type IVb pilin: MLNKMKNLMVQEEGQGLAEYGLLLAGVVVVVGAAIVLLQNEITTLFTGLLP, encoded by the coding sequence ATGTTAAACAAAATGAAGAATCTAATGGTGCAAGAAGAAGGACAAGGGTTAGCGGAGTATGGATTATTATTGGCTGGTGTAGTAGTTGTTGTAGGAGCAGCAATTGTATTACTTCAAAATGAAATTACTACATTATTTACAGGCCTACTTCCATAA